From Daphnia pulicaria isolate SC F1-1A chromosome 4, SC_F0-13Bv2, whole genome shotgun sequence, one genomic window encodes:
- the LOC124337795 gene encoding uncharacterized protein LOC124337795 gives MLHSDKKRSKRKGSKDDTPNRLALPKVNKALLLDPDQLEAECDIAMRRVLGLAESEPETGAKSRRAPRKNPDGTLNAPRSRPSSRASDRNLSGSPKIINIEGPDEPQSPRNGLTVDDVQRQAGAQPSPEIPPPNLDGFGVTPDRKTLSEWMREEFARFNGEITEITGRLTKTDAKVAETVSRLDGHKEQIKRLNTEVPTIRTTVMGLRSSIATDTTARIAAIEANIAATMLTQRNATEALQTRMVEHIERAVGQLQNSLNELRQTGIAEFDDTQLRVELRRLVEAQGEEITNGLAQSLGQHSEEVGQAIVELKVRMSRLDTRLRTIYRAQQPPAQSQQPEGRRSRQGAQSQQPETGRTRQQRNTSRSLWDDSEEEASEENEPTVGRPTSRGGTAYSQPPPSYRSAFTASVQRPAFGPAAAPAPAPAPAPAPAPAPAPAPAPAPAPAPAPAPAPAPAPAGPAPPYHAAGRPYVPPQAPDDVKRELTQELEQLREELTQAYAQYGRARSDDARQHERIAFMTTYTYYKTAVENLMPMLTTAEKAELRLQQRRVEAERLGIAPVQAPMPVQTAKVRLSPPKFAGEVLKYHGWRQTWNTYDNNPIYTATEKSQMLEQALEGEAANATASFTFTAETYNTILQVLADRFGDPNQAIGEREAKLREAASKPVGANPTSAQLREKHIEICNQRQGLLIQGVQPATFDSHTAKEILNSLPGVITEKWRMDWGPERAPTLDQVLHQLDRLIRIKSSEEASRRVDYTQTTQANAASVATKTIKFRDKTPTRLACVICKSEAHAARDCTFGNAAERRKVVMDADRCFRCFGQGHRYVDCSERRACRHCYSTSHASVLCPHERESRERTKGRPVPRTASKSPSKPRSGKPFMRPPSPTPSRTPSAERSVNEQSNIGVIEPNGKEKISAGVLLNFGAKAKAEKTQGIEEWVPLFGIFDSGCGNSFITAALVRKLNAKVIGRQRIRVLTFGSHTPIDEYCDIVQVTIAGISRTVTEKFIVRDHIQTLTPYTETKLGERLLKEGETLADPRHRRPSQVKTIDILIGNSNMYEFMLLEAPRRHRKIVAHNTIFGWTISGSLGDPGYETVACVAKVEIVPEEHEISSVDKHFAAFWSLESLGIPNKELTDVEFIQAYIASIEADEEGRAVVRYPFTQERPDYDSCRSIADIRFENLWKSDSFTKEKRIRYHEVMMSYLREGFIEIADPNYDGPMAFLPNRPVEREDAETTKIRPVFDGSVHHKNRRSFNANLEIGPNLNPDIMGILMRFRRYCIAWTADIEKAFLQIKIHKDHEQIVRFLWVEDPEAAIPKVVVYAWKRLTFGLASSPFILRAVLTWHLQKYETEYPGITARTLNQIYVDDWMGGAETPEQAAEEIRLISRILGEIKMKLCKWSTNSAELTNLLRGEFEFSSRPSKLGIDEVFEHADKKALGILWDPVTDQFKFNADKIISEARRLGEGLTKRQLFSLALTLYDPLGFVNPAILSAKRAMQISWLANGKWDQIVNSCTNENWEEFIKGLEDLQLIRIPRWTGIEVKEPSELHIFCDASEVGYGAVAYEVQGTTIALIAAKSKVAPLPKKAMTIPRLELLSNLMASILGKYIRDQHRVEHKAHIWTDSQIATCWITATNKTPEIWVQNRVSKIREFGAEIHFCEGTQNPADLLSRGGSAKEIQRSNWWKGPEWLPEYDKYKPIEIKANLIQTDMVRPKHPDWRKEYSDWDKMVRAQAMIQRAVDGFKGKMYRPSLIIEQVLFDMVDLKEIKLKKPGSRCQVSFKRLTYEKLLTARYALIRHAQMESYPEDYDRIERGKVPRDKMFRKLRPVFDTTNRIIRCRGRAQVLLARYHLDALILLPPDHYITTVLLRKLHRRVGHMGMNAMTMEVRSEFWLPKHCQVIKDILNRCVRCQKVNATAFSEKPAHLPIERLKISDPFSVTGIDMAGPYNVLVNEPSKAVIVQPRTEPGVPEEESESSDESDEELVPERVGALDKKKKKKKKEKKQPKFAIDGRQIVKVYIVMFTCATTRAVHLEVTRGKSAAAFINAFRRFCALKYAPRTVYSDNALEFDSTARYLRRLWQCKTVYDFMANRNISWRFSASVAPWWGGFWERMIKTVKQALHKTFNPKQMDFDMFHTVITEISDIVNNRPLGYIAGDETALTPNQLIKGGFVNKFDTEPPEEEELLGADSLFLTNREAARRKLVADWWTEFVPTYLKDLNRFHQEQIPSKSVKLGQVVLIHVDYVKRINWNIGRVIELIKGRDHLVRKVKLVMVDSKGKTSIVNRPVQNLYPLEVEPGIIDADFAKNPSRFGDHVTSSGQVCKRTYMGGVWNTTALGDEATDCRPHVAQPREVTIASAFDGVTGKRPGNGDKATSRRPHGAQPRETTSASGVDGGDTNRPSDVAPATGVRPRHGQPKMPVVNLPASADLERSNPIEWIDDEDLTPKQLRAEVRRRDRAQAAWRPKPAAKNATGVDPDQREVLDG, from the coding sequence ATGTTGCATTCCGATAAGAAACGATCGAAACGGAAGGGGAGCAAAGACGATACCCCTAACCGGCTAGCACTTCCGAAAGTCAACAAAGCTTTATTACTAGACCCGGATCAGTTAGAAGCAGAGTGTGATATAGCCATGAGACGGGTATTAGGGTTAGCGGAAAGCGAACCCGAGACTGGAGCGAAATCCAGACGAGCCCCAAGGAAAAATCCGGACGGTACGCTCAATGCACCAAGGAGTAGGCCATCGAGTAGGGCCTCAGACCGAAACCTAAGCGGCTCTCCGAAAATCATAAACATAGAGGGGCCCGATGAACCCCAGTCACCGAGAAATGGGCTAACGGTAGACGATGTTCAAAGACAGGCAGGCGCCCAGCCTTCGCCGGAAATACCGCCGCCGAATCTAGATGGGTTCGGAGTTACCCCAGATCGTAAGACTCTATccgaatggatgagagaagagTTCGCGAGGTTTAACGGTGAAATAACAGAAATCACTGGGCGACTGACGAAGACAGACGCAAAGGTAGCCGAGACAGTCAGCAGACTAGACGGTCATAAAGAGCAAATCAAAAGACTCAACACAGAAGTGCCGACGATAAGAACGACTGTAATGGGCCTCAGGAGCTCAATAGCCACAGACACAACCGCACGAATCGCGGCTATAGAAGCAAACATCGCAGCAACGATGCTGACGCAGAGGAATGCGACAGAGGCCCTGCAGACCCGAATGGTCGAGCATATTGAACGAGCAGTAGGGCAGCTCCAAAATAGCCTGAACGAACTAAGACAGACAGGAATTGCAGAGTTCGACGACACACAACTGAGAGTAGAGTTAAGACGCCTGGTCGAAGCCCAGGGCGAGGAAATCACGAACGGCCTGGCGCAGTCACTGGGCCAACACTCAGAAGAGGTGGGTCAGGCCATAGTAGAACTCAAAGTAAGGATGTCAAGGCTAGACACCAGGCTAAGGACGATTTATAGAGCCCAACAACCGCCGGCTCAAAGCCAGCAGCCAGAGGGTAGAAGGTCTCGGCAAGGGGCTCAAAGCCAACAGCCGGAGACCGGGAGAACCCGGCAGCAGCGAAACACTAGCAGATCACTCTGGGACGACTCAGAGGAAGAGGCAAGTGAAGAGAACGAGCCGACGGTAGGACGACCGACGTCAAGGGGAGGAACGGCATATAGTCAGCCTCCCCCATCATACCGCAGTGCCTTTACGGCAAGCGTACAAAGACCGGCAtttggcccagcagcagccccggCACCAGCCCCGGCTCCGGCTCCGGCGCCAGCCCCGGCACCAGCCCCGGCTCCGGCCCCGGCACCCGCCCCGGCACCAGCCCCGGCACCGGCACCGGCGCCAGCGCCAGCGGGACCGGCACCTCCGTATCATGCGGCAGGTAGACCATACGTCCCACCGCAAGCGCCAGACGACGTCAAACGAGAATTGACGCAAGAGCTCGAGCAGCTCAGGGAAGAGCTAACACAGGCTTATGCCCAGTACGGTCGTGCAAGGTCTGACGATGCCAGACAACACGAAAGAATTGCGTTCATGACGACCTATACGTATTACAAAACGGCAGTAGAAAACTTAATGCCCATGCTGACAACAGCAGAAAAAGCCGAACTACGACTGCAGCAACGCAGAGTAGAAGCAGAAAGACTGGGCATTGCCCCAGTACAGGCGCCGATGCCTGTACAGACGGCTAAGGTACGGTTATCACCGCCCAAGTTTGCGGGGGAGGTACTGAAATATCACGGTTGGCGACAGACGTGGAATACGTACGACAACAACCCGATATACACAGCCACCGAGAAAAGCCAAATGTTGGAGCAGGCTCTCGAAGGCGAAGCCGCCAATGCGACGGCGAGTTTCACGTTCACGGCGGAAACTTATAATACCATTCTCCAAGTACTGGCTGATAGGTTTGGCGACCCGAATCAGGCCATAGGAGAAAGAGAAGCCAAGCTACGAGAAGCGGCAAGCAAACCGGTGGGAGCGAACCCGACGTCCGCTCAGTTGCGAGAAAAACATATCGAGATATGTAATCAAAGGCAAGGCCTCCTGATCCAAGGCGTACAGCCGGCGACATTCGATTCGCACACGGCTAAGGAAATCTTGAACTCCCTACCAGGAGTGATAACAGAGAAATGGAGAATGGATTGGGGGCCAGAAAGAGCACCGACCTTAGACCAGGTCCTGCATCAACTCGATAGGTTGATCCGAATTAAATCATCGGAAGAAGCGTCGAGACGGGTCGACTATACCCAGACAACTCAGGCCAACGCAGCGAGCGTAGccacaaaaacaatcaagttcAGAGACAAGACCCCGACGAGGCTTGCCTGCGTAATATGCAAAAGCGAAGCACACGCTGCGCGCGACTGCACGTTCGGAAACGCGGCCGAAAGGCGGAAAGTAGTGATGGACGCGGACAGATGCTTCAGATGTTTTGGTCAAGGCCACAGATACGTGGATTGTTCGGAGAGAAGAGCATGTCGGCACTGTTACTCCACCTCGCATGCGTCGGTCCTATGCCCGcacgagagagaaagtcgGGAGAGAACAAAAGGCAGGCCGGTACCGAGAACCGCCAGCAAATCTCCAAGTAAGCCTCGATCGGGCAAACCATTCATGCGACCGCCATCACCAACGCCATCGAGGACACCGTCAGCGGAACGATCGGTCAATGAGCAGTCGAATATAGGGGTAATAGAACCCAACGGCAAGGAAAAAATTTCCGCCGGAGTGTTACTGAACTTTGGAGCGAAAGCCAAAGCAGAAAAGACACAAGGAATAGAAGAATGGGTCCCACTGTTCGGAATATTCGACAGCGGTTGCGGTAATTCATTTATCACAGCAGCCCTAGTACGGAAGCTAAATGCAAAGGTCATTGGCAGGCAACGTATCAGAGTCTTGACATTTGGGTCTCACACACCCATCGACGAGTACTGCGATATTGTTCAAGTCACGATAGCCGGCATATCGAGAACAGTAACGGAAAAATTCATTGTCCGGGACCACATTCAAACACTCACACCATACACCGAGACGAAGCTTGGTGAGAGGTTGCTCAAAGAAGGCGAAACCTTGGCCGACCCGAGGCACAGAAGACCGTCTCAAGTCAAGACGATTGACATCCTAATTGGAAACAGTAACATGTACGAATTCATGTTACTGGAAGCACCGCGCAGGCACCGGAAAATAGTGGCGCATAACACTATCTTCGGTTGGACGATATCGGGCTCCTTAGGAGACCCGGGATACGAGACAGTAGCGTGCGTGGCCAAAGTAGAGATCGTGCCCGAAGAGCACGAGATCTCAAGTGTCGACAAACACTTTGCGGCCTTCTGGAGCCTTGAAAGTTTAGGTATCCCAAATAAGGAACTAACGGATGTCGAATTCATCCAAGCTTACATAGCTAGCATCGAAGCCGATGAAGAAGGGCGAGCCGTCGTACGGTATCCCTTCACCCAAGAGCGACCGGACTACGACTCATGTAGATCCATAGCCGACATAAGATTCGAAAATCTGTGGAAAAGCGACTCCTTCACTAAAGAGAAGCGAATACGATATCACGAAGTAATGATGTCCTACTTACGGGAAGGATTCATCGAAATAGCTGACCCGAACTACGATGGGCCAATGGCATTTTTGCCGAACAGACCGGTCGAGCGAGAAGACGCGGAAACCACAAAGATACGACCAGTCTTTGATGGATCGGTCCATCACAAGAACCGGCGCAGTTTCAACGCCAATCTTGAGATAGGACCAAACCTAAACCCAGACATCATGGGGATTCTAATGAGGTTTAGGCGATATTGCATAGCGTGGACGGCCGACATCGAGAAGGCGTTTTTGCAAATCAAAATCCACAAAGACCACGAGCAAATCGTGAGGTTTCTTTGGGTCGAAGACCCCGAAGCTGCCATACCCAAGGTGGTGGTCTACGCATGGAAGAGACTCACCTTTGGACTCGCATCGAGCCCATTTATACTCAGGGCCGTTCTAACCTGGCACCTGCAGAAGTACGAAACAGAGTACCCAGGCATCACAGCCAGGACTCTTAACCAAATCTATGTCGACGACTGGATGGGGGGAGCCGAAACTCCCGAACAAGCTGCCGAAGAGATAAGGCTGATAAGTCGAATCTTGGGGGAGATCAAGATGAAACTCTGTAAGTGGTCGACGAATTCGGCCGAGCTAACAAACTTACTACGGGGGGAGTTCGAATTCTCCTCCCGACCATCGAAATTGGGAATAGATGAGGTGTTCGAACATGCGGACAAAAAGGCTCTGGGAATCCTTTGGGACCCAGTAACcgaccagttcaaattcaacgcCGATAAAATAATATCCGAGGCACGAAGGCTAGGAGAAGGGCTTACCAAGCGACAGCTGTTTAGCCTAGCGCTAACGCTATACGACCCGTTGGGCTTCGTGAACCCGGCGATATTGTCCGCGAAACGGGCGATGCAGATCTCATGGTTAGCCAACGGCAAATGGGATCagatagtgaacagttgcacCAATGAGAATTGGGAGGAGTTCATCAAAGGTCTCGAAGACCTACAGCTCATACGGATTCCTCGCTGGACGGGCATAGAGGTTAAGGAGCCTAGCGAACTCCACATCTTCTGCGATGCCAGCGAGGTAGGATATGGGGCCGTAGCATACGAAGTGCAAGGGACGACGATCGCCCTCATAGCAGCAAAATCAAAGGTGGCTCCGTTACCAAAAAAGGCAATGACCATCCCTCGGCTCGAACTGCTGAGTAACCTGATGGCGTCTATACTTGGCAAGTATATACGAGACCAACATCGGGTTGAACACAAAGCGCACATCTGGACCGATTCTCAGATAGCGACATGTTGGATCACGGCCACCAACAAAACCCCAGAAATCTGGGTACAAAACCGAGTCTCGAAGATCAGAGAATTCGGCGCAGAAATCCACTTCTGCGAAGGGACTCAGAACCCGGCTGATCTCCTCTCAAGGGGAGGCTCAGCAAAGGAAATCCAGAGATCGAACTGGTGGAAGGGCCCCGAATGGCTCCCGGAGTATGACAAGTATAAGCCGATCGAAATCAAGGCAAACCTCATTCAAACGGATATGGTCCGTCCGAAACACCCAGACTGGCGCAAAGAGTACAGCGACTGGGATAAAATGGTCAGAGCTCAGGCTATGATCCAAAGAGCAGTGGACGGCTTTAAAGGTAAAATGTACCGGCCTTCCCTCATTATCGAGCAAGTCCTGTTTGACATGGTTGACTTGAAGGaaatcaagttaaaaaaaccgGGATCGAGATGCCAGGTTTCATTCAAGCGACTCACATATGAGAAGCTACTCACGGCACGATACGCCTTGATAAGACACGCACAGATGGAGTCATACCCCGAGGATTACGATAGAATCGAGCGGGGGAAAGTCCCGAGAGACAAGATGTTCAGAAAGTTGAGACCGGTGTTCGACACGACGAATCGAATTATCAGGTGCAGGGGACGAGCCCAGGTACTGTTGGCAAGATATCATCTCGATGCATTGATCTTACTCCCGCCCGATCACTATATAACCACAGTCTTGCTACGCAAGCTGCATAGGAGGGTCGGGCACATGGGAATGAACGCCATGACCATGGAAGTCAGAAGCGAATTCTGGCTGCCCAAACACTGTCAGGTGATAAAAGACATCCTCAACCGATGCGTGAGATGTCAGAAGGTCAACGCAACAGCCTTCAGCGAAAAGCCAGCTCACTTGCCAATTGAACGGCTGAAAATATCCGATCCCTTTTCAGTCACCGGCATCGACATGGCCGGTCCGTACAATGTACTAGTAAACGAACCGAGTAAAGCGGTGATAGTCCAGCCAAGGACTGAGCCAGGAGTCCCCGAAGAGGAATCAGAATCATCCGACGAATCGGATGAAGAGTTGGTACCGGAGAGAGTCGGTGCCctcgacaagaaaaagaaaaagaaaaagaaagaaaagaaacaacccaAGTTTGCGATTGACGGGAGACAGATAGTCAAAGTGTACATAGTTATGTTCACTTGTGCCACGACAAGAGCCGTTCACCTAGAGGTAACTAGAGGAAAAAGTGCGGCGGCGTTCATTAACGCTTTCCGTCGGTTCTGCGCGTTGAAATACGCGCCAAGAACAGTCTATTCAGACAACGCGCTGGAATTCGATAGTACGGCAAGATACCTCAGAAGACTCTGGCAATGCAAGACAGTCTACGACTTCATGGCCAATAGAAACATCTCTTGGCGGTTCTCAGCGAGTGTAGCTCCCTGGTGGGGTGGCTTCTGGGAACGCATGATAAAGACCGTGAAGCAAGCGTTGCATAAGACCTTTAACCCGAAGCAGATGGACTTCGACATGTTCCATACGGTGATCACAGAGATCAGTGACATCGTAAACAACCGTCCGTTGGGATATATCGCTGGCGACGAAACGGCTCTAACTCCGAACCAGTTAATCAAAGGAGGCTTTGTAAACAAGTTCGACACCGAACCtccggaagaggaagaactgCTCGGCGCAGACTCCTTGTTTCTCACGAACAGAGAAGCCGCTAGACGAAAGCTAGTGGCAGACTGGTGGACAGAATTCGTCCCAACCTATCTGAAGGATCTAAATAGATTCCATCAAGAGCAAATACCGTCGAAGTCGGTCAAGCTAGGACAAGTAGTCTTGATCCACGTGGACTACGTCAAGCGAATCAATTGGAACATTGGGCGAGTGATCGAACTCATCAAGGGTCGAGATCACTTAGTCCGGAAAGTCAAGCTAGTCATGGTCGACTCAAAGGGCAAAACGTCAATCGTAAATAGACCTGTCCAGAACTTGTACCCTCTCGAAGTAGAACCAGGTATCATCGACGCAGACTTTGCCAAGAACCCGAGCAGATTTGGAGATCACGTAACCTCATCTGGGCAAGTATGTAAGAGAACTTACATGGGGGGAGTGTGGAATACCACGGCCCTCGGCGATGAGGCTACGGATTGCCGGCCACATGTGGCACAGCCACGAGAGGTAACGATTGCCTCGGCATTTGACGGAGTAACTGGGAAACGTCCGGGCAACGGTGATAAGGCTACGAGTCGCCGGCCACATGGGGCACAGCCGCGAGAGACAACGAGTGCCTCGGGTGTGGACGGTGGAGACACGAATCGTCCGTCGGATGTGGCACCGGCCACGGGAGTAAGACCACGACACGGTCAACCGAAGATGCCGGTGGTAAACTTACCGGCGTCGGCCGACCTCGAAAGGTCTAACCCGATAGAGTGGATAGATGACGAAGATCTAACACCCAAGCAGCTCAGAGCTGAAGTACGAAGACGCGACCGAGCGCAGGCAGCGTGGAGACCGAAGCCCGCTGCTAAGAATGCGACAGGGGTTGATCCGGACCAGCGCGAGGTGCTGGACGGATAA